The following are encoded together in the Flavobacterium sp. TR2 genome:
- a CDS encoding MBL fold metallo-hydrolase, which produces MKNIAKDVYQIPLFPRNSINCYLIEDILIDAGIRSSANTILKAIKNKTVNKHALTHAHADHQGSTKVICETLNIPLLCSEPEKEFAENGNVTSEYPNPNHLISQFQKNFWAGKGNPVSETLKEGDQIGGFTVIETPGHSRGHLSFFREKDGVLIVGDAMVNMNLLTTKVGLHEPPNLFTTDKETNRKSILKLASLKPKILCFGHGPVLFNKGEFEKFIQKSNIF; this is translated from the coding sequence ATGAAGAATATTGCCAAAGACGTTTATCAAATTCCGCTATTTCCTCGAAATTCCATTAATTGTTATTTGATCGAAGATATTTTAATTGATGCAGGAATCAGAAGTTCTGCAAATACAATTTTAAAAGCCATAAAAAACAAAACGGTAAACAAGCACGCCTTAACGCACGCCCACGCCGATCATCAGGGAAGCACTAAAGTTATCTGTGAAACGCTTAACATTCCGCTTTTATGCAGTGAACCCGAAAAAGAATTTGCTGAAAACGGAAATGTAACTTCAGAATATCCAAACCCTAACCATCTCATTTCACAATTTCAGAAAAACTTCTGGGCGGGAAAAGGAAATCCTGTTTCTGAAACTTTAAAAGAAGGCGATCAAATTGGCGGATTCACTGTCATAGAAACTCCGGGGCATTCGAGAGGACATTTATCGTTTTTTAGAGAAAAAGACGGTGTTTTGATTGTGGGAGATGCTATGGTGAATATGAATTTATTAACTACAAAAGTCGGGTTGCACGAACCTCCTAACTTATTTACCACGGATAAAGAGACCAACAGAAAATCAATATTAAAACTTGCGTCTTTAAAACCCAAAATATTGTGTTTCGGACATGGTCCCGTTTTGTTTAA
- a CDS encoding Crp/Fnr family transcriptional regulator: MIKKYSSLQKQITAIASFSENEIETIASCFEYEKFAAKEYLSSMGKISNKIFFIAEGLARVYYLKDGKEITTYLSCEDGFIASYSSFINQSVSFEDIQCIEDCEVLSITFEKMQFLYNEIPNWERVGRILAEQNYLCMADRVLKLQMIPAKEKYQTFLASAPAKIVQRTPLIYIASFLGITPESLSRIRQDIS, translated from the coding sequence TTGATAAAAAAATATTCTTCATTACAAAAACAAATCACAGCAATTGCCTCTTTTTCTGAAAATGAAATCGAGACAATTGCTTCTTGTTTTGAATATGAAAAGTTTGCGGCTAAAGAATATCTTTCGTCGATGGGAAAAATCAGCAATAAGATTTTCTTCATTGCAGAAGGTTTAGCGCGAGTTTATTATCTGAAGGACGGAAAAGAAATCACGACTTATTTAAGCTGTGAAGATGGCTTTATTGCTTCCTATTCCAGTTTTATAAACCAATCTGTTTCTTTTGAAGACATTCAATGCATAGAAGATTGTGAAGTACTTTCGATCACTTTTGAAAAAATGCAGTTTCTGTATAACGAAATTCCAAATTGGGAACGTGTCGGAAGAATTCTCGCCGAGCAGAACTATCTTTGTATGGCAGATCGCGTCTTAAAACTGCAAATGATTCCTGCCAAAGAAAAGTACCAGACTTTTTTAGCATCGGCACCAGCCAAAATAGTTCAGCGGACTCCTTTAATCTATATTGCCTCCTTTCTCGGAATTACGCCAGAATCGTTGAGCAGAATCCGTCAGGACATTTCTTAA
- a CDS encoding HAD family hydrolase: MKFKGIIFDLDGTLVNSLEDISDAMNKVLTALNYPTHTYDTYQYFIGSGLRNLVSKALPATNSSDDEIESCFECMVDEYTKICTLKTKPYDGIVELLENLTSQNIKMAVFSNKADELTKKIASEIFPEQFDTAVGLSTEELKKPNPFEAVEISKKWNLNPEEILFVGDSDIDMKTAVNANMFPVGVTWGYRTEDELKSSGAKLVINHASELIGIL; encoded by the coding sequence ATGAAATTTAAAGGAATTATTTTTGATTTAGACGGGACATTAGTCAATTCATTAGAAGACATCTCAGATGCAATGAATAAAGTGCTTACCGCTTTAAATTATCCTACACATACTTACGACACATATCAATATTTTATTGGAAGCGGTTTACGAAATCTGGTGAGTAAAGCTTTACCCGCGACAAACAGTTCTGATGATGAAATCGAAAGCTGTTTTGAATGTATGGTTGATGAATATACTAAAATCTGTACGCTGAAAACGAAACCTTACGATGGAATCGTTGAATTATTAGAAAACCTGACTTCTCAAAACATTAAAATGGCGGTTTTCTCGAACAAGGCTGATGAGTTGACGAAGAAAATAGCATCAGAAATATTTCCAGAACAATTTGATACAGCAGTTGGTCTAAGCACAGAAGAACTTAAAAAGCCGAATCCGTTTGAAGCTGTTGAAATCAGCAAAAAATGGAATTTAAACCCAGAAGAGATCCTTTTTGTAGGCGATTCTGACATTGATATGAAAACTGCGGTTAACGCCAATATGTTTCCTGTTGGCGTTACTTGGGGCTACAGAACTGAAGATGAGTTAAAATCTAGCGGAGCAAAACTGGTTATTAATCATGCTTCAGAATTAATTGGAATATTGTAG
- a CDS encoding NAD(P)/FAD-dependent oxidoreductase, giving the protein MIKNFDIIIVGGGAAGFFTAINIAEKNPKLKIAILERGKEVLSKVRVSGGGRCNVTHACFEPNELVKFYPRGEKELRGPFHQFCSGDTIEWFEKHGVELKIEEDGRIFPVSNSSQTIIDCFLKATEKLGIKVLTGQSVQSIFKKENHWKIDTQTDNYAAEKLIMATGSNPKIWEMLQEHGHAIVSPVPSLFTFNIKDSRIKELPGVAAQVTVNVKDTKLESTGPLLITHWGMSGPAILKLSAWGARILHDKNYQFTIFVNWLNDVDYEDAEKILKDLKQEHAKKAVSKKSPFDFPNRLWESLVLASGIDSETKWADLSKNQLQNLASQLTKAEFKVNGKSTFKEEFVTAGGIDLKEINFKTMESKIHENLYFAGEIVNIDAITGGFNFQNAWTSGFILAQNI; this is encoded by the coding sequence ATGATCAAAAATTTCGACATAATCATCGTTGGCGGAGGAGCTGCAGGATTTTTTACCGCGATTAATATTGCAGAGAAAAATCCGAAACTGAAAATCGCCATTTTAGAAAGAGGAAAAGAAGTTCTTTCCAAAGTTCGTGTGTCTGGTGGCGGACGATGCAATGTAACGCACGCTTGTTTTGAACCAAACGAATTGGTTAAATTTTATCCGCGTGGAGAAAAAGAACTTCGCGGGCCTTTTCATCAATTCTGCTCTGGAGATACCATCGAATGGTTTGAAAAACATGGTGTCGAATTGAAAATTGAAGAGGACGGAAGAATATTTCCGGTTTCAAACTCATCACAAACCATTATCGACTGCTTTTTAAAAGCCACCGAAAAATTAGGTATCAAAGTTTTGACAGGACAAAGCGTTCAGTCGATTTTCAAAAAAGAAAATCACTGGAAAATTGACACGCAAACAGATAATTATGCTGCCGAAAAATTGATTATGGCAACGGGAAGCAATCCTAAAATTTGGGAAATGCTTCAGGAACACGGACACGCAATCGTGAGCCCTGTCCCTTCCCTATTTACTTTCAACATCAAAGATTCCCGAATTAAAGAATTACCGGGAGTTGCGGCACAAGTCACTGTGAACGTAAAAGATACCAAACTAGAATCTACAGGACCTTTGTTAATCACACATTGGGGAATGAGCGGTCCAGCGATCTTAAAACTTTCGGCTTGGGGTGCACGCATTTTACACGATAAAAATTATCAGTTTACCATTTTTGTGAATTGGCTAAATGATGTCGATTACGAAGATGCCGAAAAAATATTGAAAGACCTAAAACAGGAACACGCTAAAAAAGCCGTTTCGAAGAAATCTCCTTTTGACTTTCCGAATCGTTTGTGGGAAAGTCTGGTTCTGGCTTCTGGAATTGATTCGGAAACCAAATGGGCAGATTTATCTAAGAATCAATTGCAGAATTTGGCTTCTCAACTCACAAAAGCCGAATTTAAAGTCAATGGAAAAAGTACTTTCAAAGAAGAATTTGTAACAGCTGGCGGAATCGATTTAAAGGAAATCAACTTCAAGACCATGGAAAGTAAAATTCACGAAAACCTTTATTTTGCTGGTGAAATTGTAAATATAGACGCCATAACAGGAGGTTTCAATTTTCAAAATGCTTGGACAAGCGGATTTATTTTGGCTCAAAATATTTAA
- a CDS encoding glycerophosphodiester phosphodiesterase has protein sequence MLKIAHRGAKAYEPENTLQAFQKALDLHSDGIELDVHLSSDGHIIVIHDETIDRTTNGTGLVNNFSLAELKLFLIDEKYQIPTLNEIFDLVDKKCLINIELKGLGTAPKVVALIEQYISEKNWKYEHFIVSSFDWNMLEETSNLNSNIPIGILTEENIDIALAFAEKIKAKAIHPDFQLLNEKNVHQMQEKGFLVLPWTVNSEEDIQKVKSYNVNGIISDNPDKI, from the coding sequence ATGCTAAAAATTGCACATCGTGGCGCCAAAGCCTACGAACCTGAAAATACTTTACAAGCTTTTCAGAAAGCATTAGACCTACATTCAGACGGAATTGAACTCGATGTTCATTTAAGCTCTGATGGACATATCATCGTAATTCATGATGAAACCATCGACAGAACCACTAATGGAACAGGTTTAGTAAATAATTTCTCTTTAGCCGAATTAAAATTATTTTTGATTGATGAAAAATATCAAATCCCAACCTTAAACGAAATTTTTGATTTAGTAGATAAAAAATGCCTCATCAATATTGAATTAAAAGGTTTAGGAACTGCTCCTAAAGTTGTGGCATTAATTGAACAATATATTTCAGAAAAAAACTGGAAATACGAGCATTTTATCGTTTCAAGCTTTGATTGGAATATGCTGGAGGAAACATCAAATTTAAACTCAAATATCCCGATTGGCATTTTAACAGAAGAAAATATCGATATTGCTTTGGCTTTCGCCGAAAAAATAAAAGCAAAAGCCATTCATCCCGATTTTCAATTACTAAATGAAAAGAATGTTCATCAAATGCAAGAAAAAGGATTTCTAGTTTTGCCTTGGACGGTAAACTCGGAAGAAGACATTCAAAAAGTAAAAAGTTACAACGTAAACGGAATTATCTCTGATAATCCAGATAAAATATAA
- a CDS encoding glycoside hydrolase family 13 protein — protein sequence MKNQKTSLIYKLILMVLLFSASAKAQIQKVEPPFWYAGMKNPELQIMFYGKNIAQYETSVSNNVVIKNIEKTENPNYLFVTIDTKNVKASELVFSFKNKNKIAFTQKYSLKERRANSADRKSYDASDLIYLIMPDRFANGNPKNDSDATLTEKGNRQDPSGRHGGDIEGIIKNLDYISSLGATTIWSTPLCEDNDKQHSYHTYGQSDVYKIDPRYGTNDDYARLSAEMHKKNMKLVMDYVTNHWGITHWMMKDIPTKTWFNQFETFTQTHHRREVITDIHASKIDQEVCIDGWFVPSMPDLNLRKPIVAKYLTQNAIWWIEFANLDGFRVDTYNYSDKTAMANWAKSITDEYPNFNIVGEIWMHNQANLAFWQKDSKIGAIENYNSNLPSVMDFTLQSQVISAFNEDQPNWDSGLIKFYNNFAMDFLYPDTNNILVFAENHDTDRMNDKFKYDLPKYKLAMTLLATVRGIPQIYYGSEIGMGGDKSKGDADIRQDFPGGWAGDKNNAFTPAGRTAQQAQYFDFTSKLFNWRKTNEAVHFGKMTHYIPENNTYVYFRYTDNKTVMVVFNNNAKEQVVKTNRFKENIKTFKSGKDVITGKTFDLASEITLEPKSALILELQ from the coding sequence ATGAAAAACCAAAAAACATCACTTATCTATAAATTAATTCTAATGGTTTTGTTGTTTTCCGCTTCCGCGAAAGCGCAAATCCAAAAAGTAGAACCACCATTTTGGTACGCTGGAATGAAAAATCCGGAACTGCAGATTATGTTCTACGGAAAAAATATTGCACAATACGAAACTTCTGTTTCGAACAATGTTGTGATTAAAAATATAGAAAAAACAGAAAATCCAAATTACCTTTTCGTAACAATCGATACCAAAAACGTAAAAGCTTCTGAATTGGTTTTCTCTTTCAAAAACAAAAATAAAATTGCTTTCACTCAAAAATATTCGCTTAAAGAAAGAAGAGCAAATTCGGCAGACAGAAAAAGTTACGATGCATCGGATTTGATTTACTTAATCATGCCCGATCGTTTTGCAAACGGAAATCCTAAAAACGACAGCGACGCTACTTTAACTGAAAAAGGAAATCGTCAGGATCCAAGCGGGCGTCACGGTGGCGATATCGAAGGAATCATCAAAAACTTAGATTATATTTCGTCTCTTGGAGCGACTACAATCTGGAGCACGCCTTTATGCGAAGACAACGACAAACAGCATTCGTATCATACTTACGGGCAATCTGATGTTTATAAAATTGATCCGCGTTACGGAACTAATGACGATTATGCACGTCTTTCTGCAGAAATGCACAAAAAGAACATGAAACTGGTTATGGATTATGTAACGAATCACTGGGGAATTACGCACTGGATGATGAAAGATATCCCAACCAAAACCTGGTTCAATCAATTTGAAACTTTCACACAAACGCACCACAGACGTGAGGTAATTACAGATATTCACGCTTCAAAAATCGATCAGGAAGTTTGTATCGATGGCTGGTTTGTGCCTTCTATGCCCGATTTGAATTTAAGAAAACCGATTGTTGCAAAATACTTGACGCAAAACGCCATTTGGTGGATAGAATTTGCGAATCTGGACGGTTTTAGAGTTGATACTTATAATTATTCGGATAAAACAGCAATGGCAAATTGGGCAAAATCAATTACAGATGAATATCCGAATTTTAATATCGTGGGTGAAATCTGGATGCACAATCAGGCGAATTTGGCTTTTTGGCAAAAAGACAGTAAAATTGGTGCGATTGAAAACTATAATTCGAATTTGCCAAGTGTAATGGATTTTACGCTTCAAAGTCAGGTTATATCTGCGTTCAACGAAGATCAACCAAATTGGGACAGCGGATTGATTAAATTCTACAACAATTTTGCAATGGATTTTTTATATCCAGACACCAATAACATTTTGGTTTTTGCCGAAAATCATGACACCGATCGCATGAACGATAAGTTCAAATATGATTTGCCAAAATATAAACTGGCCATGACTTTATTGGCTACAGTTCGCGGAATCCCGCAGATTTACTACGGTTCAGAAATTGGAATGGGCGGTGACAAAAGCAAAGGCGATGCCGATATTCGTCAGGATTTTCCGGGCGGATGGGCTGGCGATAAAAACAATGCTTTTACGCCAGCAGGAAGAACAGCACAACAAGCGCAATATTTTGATTTTACTTCAAAATTATTCAATTGGAGAAAAACAAACGAAGCAGTTCATTTCGGAAAAATGACACATTACATTCCGGAGAATAACACTTATGTATATTTCAGATATACTGATAATAAAACTGTAATGGTCGTTTTCAATAACAATGCAAAAGAGCAGGTTGTAAAAACAAATCGCTTTAAAGAAAACATCAAAACCTTTAAATCAGGGAAAGATGTAATTACAGGAAAAACATTCGATTTAGCTTCTGAAATTACATTGGAACCAAAATCAGCATTAATTTTAGAATTGCAATAA
- a CDS encoding glycoside hydrolase family 97 protein → MKNLFFASLILFAFSTVAKAQQLKSPEGKFVMEFSLQNDGTPVYNLKYKNKEVVKTSKLGLELKDDKKSLLNDFTIADTKTSTFDETWKPVWGEVDHIRNHYNELAVTLNQKGTDRQIVIRFRLFDDGLGFRYEFPAQKNLTYFVIKEERSQFAMTGDHTAFWIPGDYDTQEYDYTKSKLSEIRGLSQKAYTANVSQKSFSPTGVQTSLMLKTADGIYINLHEAALIDYSCMHLNLDDKNLIFESWLTPDAKGDKGHMQAPNHSPWRTIMVSDDAREILASKMTYNLNDPSKIDDTSWIKPVKYVGVWWEMITGKSSWSYTNDFPTVQLGVSDFSKAKPNGTHGANNANVKKYIDFAAANGFDAVLVEGWNEGWEDWFGHSKDYVFDFLTPYPDFDVKGLHEYAKSKGVKIIMHHETSGSVRNYERHMDAAYKFMKDNGYDAVKSGYVGDILPRGENHYDQWIVNHYQYAIEKAADYKIMVNAHEAVRPTGIARTYPNLIGNEAARGTEYQAFGGSKPNHVTVLPFTRLIGGPMDYTPGIFEMDISKMNPDNKSHVNSTICNQLALYVTMYSPLQMAADTPENYNRFPDAFQFIKDVAVDWSESKYIEAEPGDFITVARKAKGTNNWFVGNVNGETPRTSNIDFSFLEKGKKYTATIYADAKDAHYKTNPQAYTIKKIAVTNKSKLSQFSAPGGGYAISIIENK, encoded by the coding sequence ATGAAAAACTTATTTTTCGCAAGTTTAATTTTGTTTGCGTTTAGCACCGTTGCAAAAGCGCAGCAGTTAAAATCACCCGAAGGCAAGTTCGTAATGGAATTTTCTCTTCAAAACGACGGAACTCCAGTTTACAATTTAAAATACAAAAACAAAGAAGTTGTAAAAACCAGTAAACTAGGTCTTGAACTTAAAGATGATAAAAAATCTTTATTGAATGACTTTACAATTGCTGACACAAAAACTTCGACTTTTGATGAAACTTGGAAACCAGTTTGGGGAGAAGTAGATCACATCAGAAATCATTATAATGAACTGGCGGTTACTTTAAACCAAAAAGGAACTGACAGACAAATCGTAATCCGTTTCCGTTTATTCGATGACGGTTTAGGATTCAGATATGAATTTCCAGCGCAAAAAAACCTTACTTACTTTGTAATCAAAGAAGAAAGATCTCAATTTGCCATGACTGGAGACCACACTGCTTTCTGGATTCCAGGCGATTATGACACTCAGGAATACGACTACACAAAATCGAAATTATCTGAAATTAGAGGTTTATCTCAAAAAGCGTATACGGCTAACGTTTCTCAAAAATCTTTTTCGCCAACAGGTGTTCAGACTTCTTTGATGCTAAAAACTGCTGACGGAATCTACATCAACTTACACGAAGCGGCTTTGATTGACTATTCTTGTATGCATTTGAATTTAGATGATAAAAACCTAATTTTCGAATCTTGGCTGACTCCAGATGCTAAAGGAGATAAAGGCCATATGCAGGCACCGAATCACTCGCCTTGGAGAACGATTATGGTGAGTGATGACGCTAGAGAAATCTTAGCTTCAAAAATGACGTATAACTTAAACGATCCTTCAAAAATTGATGATACTTCATGGATTAAACCCGTAAAATACGTTGGGGTTTGGTGGGAAATGATTACAGGAAAAAGTTCTTGGTCGTACACCAATGATTTTCCAACGGTTCAATTAGGCGTTTCTGATTTTTCAAAAGCAAAACCAAACGGAACACACGGTGCAAACAATGCTAACGTAAAAAAATACATTGACTTTGCTGCTGCAAATGGTTTCGACGCTGTTTTGGTTGAAGGATGGAACGAAGGCTGGGAAGACTGGTTTGGCCACTCAAAAGATTATGTTTTTGATTTCTTAACACCTTATCCAGATTTTGATGTAAAAGGTCTGCACGAATATGCAAAATCTAAAGGTGTAAAAATCATCATGCACCACGAAACTTCAGGATCTGTTCGCAACTACGAGCGTCATATGGATGCAGCTTACAAGTTCATGAAAGACAACGGATACGATGCTGTAAAAAGCGGTTACGTAGGTGACATTTTGCCTCGCGGTGAAAATCACTACGATCAATGGATTGTAAACCATTATCAATATGCGATTGAAAAAGCAGCTGATTACAAAATTATGGTAAACGCTCACGAAGCGGTTCGTCCAACGGGAATTGCGAGAACATACCCAAATTTAATTGGAAACGAAGCAGCCAGAGGAACAGAATACCAAGCTTTTGGAGGTTCTAAACCAAATCACGTTACGGTATTGCCATTTACACGTTTAATCGGTGGTCCAATGGATTACACGCCGGGAATCTTCGAAATGGATATCAGCAAAATGAATCCGGATAACAAATCGCATGTAAACAGCACCATTTGCAATCAATTGGCTTTATACGTTACGATGTACAGCCCGTTGCAAATGGCGGCGGATACTCCTGAGAACTATAATCGTTTTCCAGATGCATTCCAATTTATTAAAGATGTAGCGGTTGACTGGTCTGAAAGTAAATATATCGAGGCTGAACCAGGAGATTTTATCACCGTTGCCCGTAAAGCGAAAGGAACAAATAACTGGTTCGTTGGAAACGTAAATGGAGAAACTCCGCGTACCTCAAACATTGATTTCAGCTTCCTTGAAAAAGGAAAAAAGTATACGGCAACCATTTATGCTGATGCAAAAGATGCGCATTACAAAACTAATCCGCAAGCTTATACGATCAAGAAAATTGCTGTAACGAATAAATCAAAATTATCTCAGTTTTCTGCTCCAGGCGGAGGATATGCGATAAGCATTATCGAAAACAAATAA